The Agrococcus sp. ProA11 genomic sequence CGGCCAGGCGCTCGGGCTCGAGCTCGAGCTGGTCGCGAAGGCCGGCCGCGTGCTCGAGCACGCACCGACGCTGGCGGCGCGCAGCGAGCTCGCCGAGGTGGTGCGCGTCCACGCCAGCCGCGCGGGAGCGTTCGCGCGCATCCTCGAGCGCGAGGGCGTCGAGCCCGAGCAGGCGATGGGCCCGTTCGCCGAATCGATCCACCACTTCGCTCGCGCGACCGAGGGCGCCGACTGGTACGAGCAGCTGCTCGCGATCCACGTCGTCTCCGGGCTGCTCGGCGACTTCTTCGTCGCCATCGCTCCGGGCCTGCCGGAGGGCGATCAGGACGCGATGCTGCGGACGCTGCGGGGCGAGAGCGCCCACGCGCTGCTCGTCGCCCTGCTGCGCCGGTCGATCGCAGGCAATCCCCGGCTCTCCGACCGCATGGCGGTCTGGGGTCGACGGCTGGTCGGGGATGCGCTGCTGCAGATGTACCTGGCGGTGAACGGGCCCGACGAGACCGGCCGTGCGGTGCCGAGCCAGAAGCGGCTGGAGCCGGCGTTCAACGACATCGTCGCCTCGCACACGCGTCGCATGGACGAGCTCGGCCTGACGGCCTGAGGCTCGGCTCGGCCCGGGGCTCAGGCCCGCTTCGTCGACCGCAGCTCGGCGAGGTATGCCGCGTCGGCGGCTTCGCGGCGGGCGGGCAGCACGCGCGGGATCAGCAGCGACACCAC encodes the following:
- a CDS encoding ferritin-like fold-containing protein; the encoded protein is MVKWFDRTPRDVTRQLLRQHRVPVVGDRVLLSDVRPALVPFVGQALGLELELVAKAGRVLEHAPTLAARSELAEVVRVHASRAGAFARILEREGVEPEQAMGPFAESIHHFARATEGADWYEQLLAIHVVSGLLGDFFVAIAPGLPEGDQDAMLRTLRGESAHALLVALLRRSIAGNPRLSDRMAVWGRRLVGDALLQMYLAVNGPDETGRAVPSQKRLEPAFNDIVASHTRRMDELGLTA